One Osmerus eperlanus chromosome 13, fOsmEpe2.1, whole genome shotgun sequence genomic region harbors:
- the LOC134032989 gene encoding protocadherin alpha-C2-like — protein sequence MDTNINARKWQRYVSVFLLCIVLLNTVSAVTHYSIPEEKEEGSVVANLASDLGLDVKTLNRRQMRLDVVAPIKYLEVNKETGELYILRKMDREHLCSSSKTNCFLKLDVTIENPLRMFNIELEIMDINDNAPYFRRDEMHLDISESSQVGERFSLNNAVDPDVGSNSVKTYHLSESDRFSLEIQTGRDGTKFADLILKKALDREEQGVHNLILTAVDGGVPTRSGTANIFVRVLDTNDNAPQFDKETYNINVMENSPIGSVVVKLNATDLDEGSNSDIVYSYSLYTSEKTQNTFSLNPNTGEITVQEMINFEDFKIYDMEVIATDKGANPLSGHCKLTILVTDMNDNHPEISIKSFNSPIKENVAVDTVIAVVSVGDKDSGENGVVDIKIQKNLPFALRESSDNYYELVVSEPLDREKVTEYDITFTVTDRGSPPLSDNETMTLELLDVNDNVPQFPQSFYTIPVTENNAPGALLCSLTAYDPDLHENQYLVYFIIEKEIVNTSMSMLFSINPENGNLYALKTFDYEIEKEFLFHIEARDSGVPPLSSNVTVHIVIVDQNDNTPVIVSPWRAHGSVVEEKIPRSTDKGSLVSKVIAIDTDSVQNSRITYQFLKVTDATLFSLDQYNGEIRTMRMFSYRDPRHQRLVVIAKDNGEPALSATVTIKLSTVETAVKAYSDMTEVPLEYDIFSDLNLYLVIGLGSVSFLLLITILVTCVLKCQKPKPSKAAPPCRNSVISERNSTIADSTLVSNDAYWYSLFLAETRKGKLVVRQPVSKGSRYIVSSIPRSTGLTETSDSAASTLQVRKLITQSIGT from the coding sequence ATGGATACGAACATTAACGCTAGAAAATGGCAGAGGTACGTCTCGGTTTTTCTTCTTTGCATTGTCCTTCTTAACACAGTGTCTGCAGTTACGCACTATTCTATtccagaggaaaaggaggaaggaTCTGTTGTTGCAAACCTAGCATCTGATTTGGGTCTGGACGTTAAAACATTGAATAGAAGGCAAATGCGACTGGATGTTGTTGCCCCTATAAAGTACCTGGAGGTTAACAAAGAAACGGGTGAACTGTACATTTTACGGAAGATGGATAGAGAGCATCTTTGCAGTTCTTCCAAAACGAATTGTTTTTTGAAACTGGACGTTACAATTGAAAATCCCTTACGAATGTTTAATATCGAACTGGAAATAATGGACATAAACGACAACGCACCTTATTTTAGAAGAGATGAAATGCATTTGGACATATCGGAGTCCTCTCAAGTAGGAGAACGGTTCTCGCTGAACAATGCAGTAGATCCGGATGTCGGCAGTAATTCAGTTAAAACATACCATCTGAGCGAAAGTGATCGCTTTAGTTTAGAAattcagacagggagagacgggacaAAATTTGCTGATTTGATTTTGAAGAAGGCTTTAGATCGTGAGGAGCAGGGTGTTCATAATCTAATTCTCACCGCAGTAGATGGCGGAGTCCCGACGCGCTCCGGTACAGCCAACATCTTTGTTCGTGTACTAGATACGAATGACAACGCCCCTCAGTTTGATAAGGAAACATATAACATTAACGTGATGGAAAACTCCCCTATTGGAAGTGTTGTTGTTAAACTGAATGCCACTGACTTAGACGAAGGATCCAATTCAGACATTGTTTACTCTTACAGTTTGTATACCTCTGAgaaaacacagaacacattCAGTTTAAACCCCAATACTGGGGAAATAACGGTGCAGGAAATGATTAATTTTGAAGACTTTAAGATTTATGACATGGAAGTCATAGCAACGGACAAAGGCGCCAATCCTTTATCAGGTCACTGTAAGCTAACAATTCTAGTCACAGATATGAATGATAATCATCCTGAAATATCCATTAAATCATTCAACAGTCCAATCAAGGAGAATGTAGCAGTTGATACAGTGATAGCAGTGGTAAGTGTCGGTGATAAAGATTCTGGTGAAAATGGAGTAGTTGATATAAAAATTCAGAAGAATTTACCATTTGCGCTTAGAGAATCTTCTGATAACTATTATGAATTGGTGGTTTCAGAGCctttagacagagagaaagtgacagaATATGACATCACATTCACCGTTACAGACAGGGGATCCCCTCCGTTATCTGATAATGAAACAATGACTTTAGAACTACTGGACGTTAACGACAATGTCCCACAGTTCCCTCAGTCGTTCTACACTATACCCGTTACTGAGAATAACGCCCCTGGAGCCTTGTTATGTTCCCTCACTGCGTATGATCCTGACCTCCATGAAAACCAGTATCTAGTTTATTTCATCATAGAAAAGGAGATAGTGAACACCTCCATGTCCATGCTGTTCTCCATCAATCCGGAGAACGGTAATCTTTACGCACTAAAGACATTTGACTATGAAATAGAGAAGGAGTTTCTTTTCCACATTGAGGCCAGAGACTCTGGTGTCCCTCCACTCAGCAGTAACGTGACTGTGCACATTGTTATTGTGGACCAGAACGACAACACACCAGTCATCGTCTCTCCGTGGCGTGCGCACGGGTCCGTGGTGGAGGAAAAGATCCCCAGATCCACCGATAAAGGATCCCTTGTTTCCAAAGTGATAGCAATAGACACGGACTCGGTACAAAACTCTCGAATAACATACCAGTTTCTCAAGGTGACTGACGCCACGTTATTCAGTCTGGACCAATACAACGGAGAGATCAGGACTATGAGAATGTTCAGTTACAGAGATCCGCGTCACCAACGGCTGGTTGTCATCGCCAAGGACAACGGAGAGCCTGCACTCTCTGCTACAGTCACCATCAAGCTCTCCACGGTGGAGACTGCTGTTAAAGCCTACTCTGACATGACTGAAGTGCCTCTAGAATATGACATCTTCTCAGACCTCAACCTGTACCTGGTGATCGGACTGGGCTCGGTGTCGTTTCTGTTACTGATCACCATATTGGTCACCTGCGTGCTGAAGTGTCAGAAACCGAAGCCCAGCAAAGCGGCTCCTCCCTGCAGGAACAGCGTGATCAGCGAGAGGAACTCCACCATCGCGGATTCCACCCTGGTCTCCAACGATGCGTACTGGTACAGTCTGTTTCTAGCGGAGACGAGGAAGGGAAAGCTGGTAGTCAGACAGCCTGTGTCAAAGGGATCCAGATATATCGTGTCCAGTATTCCAAGAAGCACGGGACTGACAGAGACCAGCGACTCAGCTGCTTCTACTCTGCAGGTGAGAAAACTGATTACCCAATCTATTGGTACTTAA
- the LOC134032863 gene encoding protocadherin alpha-C2-like has product MELHIDAQAWRWYVSVLLISFAALNTISAVTHYSIPEELKEGSVVANLAADLGLDVKTLSKRKMRLDVIANKKYLDVNKETGELYVVEKIDREYLCISKTTCFLKLDATIENPIRMFNIELEVLDINDNAPNFRRDTMHLDISESTPAGERFSLTNAVDPDIGTNSIKTYYLSESDHFNIEIQTGRDGSKFTNLILKQALDREDQAVHNLILTAVDGGIPTRSGTSSIIIRVLDTNDNAPQFDKESYTIDVVENSPIGRLVVKLNATDLDEGTNSDIVYSYSLYTSEKTQETFSLNLNTGEITIKEMINYEDFRIYDMEVIATDKGANQLSGQCKLTILVTDMNDNHPEISIKSFQSPIKENVALDTVIAVVSIGDKDSGKNGEVDLHIPNNLPFALRESSDNFYELVVSEPLDREKVPEYDITFTVTDRGSPPLSDNETMTLELLDVNDNVPLFPQSFYTIPVTENNAPGALLRSLTAFDPDLHENQYLVYFIIEKEIVNTSMSMLFSINPENGNLYALKTFDYEIEKEFLFHIESRDSGVPPLSSNVTVRIVIVDQNDNTPVIVSPWRAHGSVVEETIPRSTDKGSLVSKVIAIDTDSVQNSRITYQFLQVTDATLFSLDQYNGEIRTMRMFSYRDPRHQRLVVIAKDNGEPALSATVTIKLSTVETAVKAYSDMTEVPLEYDIFSDLNLYLVIGLGSVSFLLLITILVTCVLKCQKPKPSKAAPPCRNSVISERNSTIADSTLVSNDAYWYSLFLAETRKGKLVVRQPVPKGSRYIVSSIPRSTGLTETSDSAASTLQVGFNT; this is encoded by the coding sequence ATGGAGCTACACATTGATGCCCAGGCGTGGAGATGGTACGTTTCGGTCTTGCTTATTTCTTTTGCCGCTCTGAACACAATTTCTGCAGTGACGCACTATTCTATTCCAGAAGAACTGAAGGAAGGTTCGGTAGTAGCAAATTTAGCCGCGGATTTGGGACTTGATGTTAAAACTCTTAGTAAAAGGAAAATGCGCTTGGATGTAATCGCTAATAAGAAATACTTAGATGTGAACAAAGAAACTGGGGAACTGTACGTCGTTGAGAAAATCGACAGGGAATACCTTTGCATATCAAAAACAACATGCTTTCTTAAATTGGATGCTACAATTGAAAATCCGATACGGATGTTTAATATTGAATTAGAAGTCCTGGACATTAACGACAATGCACCTAACTTTCGAAGAGATACAATGCATTTGGATATATCTGAGTCTACCCCTGCTGGCGAAAGATTCTCATTGACCAACGCTGTAGACCCGGACATTGGTACAAATTCTATCAAAACCTATTACTTGAGTGAAAGTGATCATTTCAACATTGAAATTCAGACAGGCCGTGATGGATCAAAATTCACTAATTTGATTTTAAAGCAGGCTTTAGACAGAGAGGACCAGGCTGTTCATAATCTAATACTTACAGCTGTGGACGGCGGCATACCCACGCGCTCTGGTACATCCAGCATAATTATTCGCGTGTTAGATACAAATGACAACGCCCCTCAATTCGATAAAGAAAGCTACACTATAGACGTTGTAGAAAATTCGCCAATTGGTAGACTTGTGGTCAAACTGAATGCAACTGATTTAGACGAGGGGACAAATTCAGACATAGTATACTCATATAGTCTTTACACGTCTGAAAAAACACAAGAAACATTTAGTCTAAACCTTAACACTGGAGAAATAACGATTAAGGAAATGATCAATTATGAAGATTTTAGAATATATGACATGGAGGTAATAGCAACTGATAAGGGCGCGAATCAATTATCAGGCCAGTGTAAATTAACCATTCTGGTAACAGATATGAATGATAATCATCCTGAAATATCCATTAAATCATTCCAGAGTCCAATCAAGGAGAATGTAGCATTAGATACAGTGATAGCAGTAGTTAGTATTGGCGACAAGGACTCTGGTAAAAATGGAGAAGTGGATTTACATATTCCAAATAATTTACCTTTTGCGCTAAGAGAATCTTCTGATAACTTTTATGAGTTGGTAGTTTCAGAGCctttagacagagagaaagtgccAGAATATGACATAACTTTCACTGTTACAGACAGGGGATCCCCTCCGTTATCTGACAATGAAACCATGACTTTAGAACTACTGGACGTTAACGACAACGTCCCACTGTTTCCTCAGTCTTTCTACACTATACCCGTTACTGAGAATAACGCCCCTGGGGCCTTGTTACGTTCCCTCACTGCGTTTGATCCTGACCTCCATGAAAACCAGTATCTAGTTTATTTTATCATAGAAAAGGAGATAGTGAACACCTCCATGTCCATGCTGTTCTCCATCAATCCAGAGAATGGTAATCTTTACGCACTAAAGACATTTGACTATGAGATAGAGAAGGAGTTTCTTTTCCACATTGAATCCAGAGACTCTGGTGTCCCTCCACTCAGCAGTAACGTGACTGTTCGCATTGTAATTGTGGACCAAAATGACAACACACCAGTCATCGTCTCTCCGTGGCGCGCACATGGATCAGTAGTCGAGGAAACGATCCCCAGATCCACCGATAAAGGATCCCTGGTTTCCAAGGTGATAGCTATAGACACTGACTCGGTACAGAACTCTCGGATAACATACCAGTTTCTCCAGGTGACTGACGCCACGTTGTTCAGTCTGGATCAATACAACGGAGAGATCCGGACTATGAGAATGTTCAGTTACAGAGACCCACGTCACCAACGGCTGGTTGTCATCGCCAAGGACAACGGAGAGCCTGCGCTCTCTGCTACAGTCACCATCAAGCTCTCCACGGTGGAGACTGCTGTTAAAGCCTACTCTGACATGACTGAAGTGCCTCTAGAATATGAcatcttctctgacctcaacctgtaTCTGGTGATCGGACTGGGCTCGGTGTCTTTTCTGTTACTGATCACCATATTGGTCACCTGCGTGCTGAAGTGTCAGAAACCGAAGCCCAGCAAAGCGGCTCCTCCCTGCAGGAACAGCGTGATCAGCGAGAGGAACTCCACCATCGCGGATTCCACCCTGGTCTCTAACGATGCGTACTGGTACAGCCTGTTTCTAGCGGAGACGAGGAAGGGAAAGCTGGTAGTCAGACAGCCTGTGCCAAAGGGATCCAGATACATCGTGTCCAGTATTCCAAGAAGCACGGGACTGACAGAGACCAGTGACTCAGCTGCTTCTACTCTGCAGGTAGGATTTAACACATAG
- the LOC134032465 gene encoding protocadherin alpha-C2-like, which translates to MDRSITAKHCERYVLVFLLFSAILNVASAVTHYSIPEEMEEGSVVANLASDLGLDAKTLSKRNLRLDVIANKKYLDVKKETGELYILERIDRELLCPAKTSCYLKMEAIIENPQRIFYIELEIMDINDNAPHFRRDKINLDISESTQAGERFSVNNAVDSDVGLNSVKTYLLSESDHFAIEIQAGRDGSKFADLILKKTLDREEQAVHNLILTALDGGVPTRTGTASIIVRVLDTNDNAPLFDEETYTINVMENSPIGSIVVKLNATDLDEGSNSDIVYSYSLYTSEKTQTTFSLNSNTGEISVKDMINYEDFRMYDMEVIATDKGIHSLSGQCKLKILVTDMNDNHPEISIKSFQSPIRENVAVDTVIAVVSVNDKDSGENGVVDLKIQNNLPFALRESSDNYYELVVSEPLDREKVPEYDITFTVTDRGSPPLSDNETMTLELLDINDNVPQFPQSFYTIPVTENNAPGALLSSLTAFDPDLHENQYLVYFIIEKEIVNTSMSMLFSINPENGNLYALKTFDYEIEKEFLFHIETRDSGVPPLSSNMTVHVVIVDQNDNTPVIVSPWRAHGSVVEEKIPRSTDKGSLVSKVIAIDTDSVQNSRITYQFLQVTDATLFSLDQYNGEIRTMRMFSYRDPRHQRLVVIAKDNGEPALSATVTIKLSTVETAVKAYSDMTEVPLEYDIFSDLNLYLVIGLGSVSFLLLITILVTCVLKCQKPKPSKAAPPCRNSVISERNSTIADSTLVSNDAYWYSLFLAETRKGKLVVRQPVPKGSRYIVSSIPRSTGLTETSDSAASTLQVR; encoded by the coding sequence ATGGACAGGTCTATCACAGCAAAACATTGTGAGAGGTACGTCTTGGTATTTCTTCTTTTCTCTGCCATTCTGAACGTAGCGTCTGCAGTTACACACTATTCTATTCCTGAGGAAATGGAGGAAGGTTCTGTGGTTGCCAATTTAGCCTCTGATTTGGGTCTGGATGCGAAAACGTTAAGTAAACGAAACTTGCGGTTAGATGTCATTGCAAATAAGAAGTATCTTGACGTTAAGAAAGAAACGGGAGAACTGTACATTTTGGAAAGGATTGATAGAGAGCTTCTTTGTCCCGCCAAGACATCTTGTTATTTAAAAATGGAAGCAATAATTGAAAACCCTCAGCGGATATTCTACATCGAATTAGAGATAATGGATATTAATGATAACGCACCGCATTTTCGCAGAGACAAAATCAACCTGGACATTTCAGAATCAACCCAGGCGGGTGAACGTTTTTCAGTGAACAATGCCGTCGACTCTGATGTTGGTTTAAACTCAGTGAAAACGTATCTTTTGAGCGAAAGTGATCATTTTGCCATTGAAATTCAAGCGGGAAGAGATGGGTCAAAATTTGCTGATTTAATATTGAAAAAGACTTTAGACCGAGAAGAACAAGCTGTACACAATTTAATCCTTACCGCATTAGATGGCGGAGTCCCCACGCGCACGGGCACAGCCAGTATCATTGTTCGGGTACTAGATACCAATGACAACGCCCCACTGTTTGATGAGGAAACATATACAATTAACGTGATGGAAAACTCCCCTATTGGAAGCATTGTGGTGAAGCTAAATGCAACTGACTTGGACGAGGGGTCTAATTCAGATATAGTATACTCATACAGTTTGTATACATCTGAGAAAACACAGACCACGTTCAGTTTAAACTCAAATACTGGGGAAATATCAGTGAAGGATATGATTAATTATGAAGACTTTAGGATGTATGACATGGAGGTCATAGCAACGGATAAAGGAATACATTCTTTATCAGGACAATGCAAACTAAAAATTCTAGTCACCGATATGAATGATAATCACCCTGAAATATCCATCAAATCATTCCAGAGTCCAATCAGGGAAAATGTAGCAGTAGATACAGTGATTGCTGTGGTTAGTGTCAATGATAAAGATTCTGGTGAAAATGGAGTAGTTGATTTAAAAATTCAGAATAATTTACCTTTTGCACTTAGAGAGTCTTCTGATAACTATTATGAGTTGGTAGTTTCAGAGCCTTTAGACAGAGAAAAGGTCCCAGAATATGACATCACTTTCACTGTTACAGACAGGGGATCCCCTCCGTTATCTGATAATGAAACTATGACTTTAGAACTACTGGACATTAACGACAACGTTCCACAGTTCCCTCAGTCGTTCTACACTATACCTGTTACAGAGAATAACGCACCTGGAGCCTTGTTAAGTTCCCTCACTGCGTTTGATCCTGACCTCCATGAAAACCAGTATCTAGTTTATTTTATCATAGAAAAGGAGATAGTGAACACCTCCATGTCCATGCTGTTCTCCATCAATCCGGAGAACGGTAATCTTTACGCACTAAAGACGTTTGACTACGAAATAGAGAAGGAGTTTCTTTTCCACATTGAGACCAGAGACTCCGGTGTCCCTCCACTCAGCAGTAACATGACTGTTCACGTTGTAATTGTGGACCAAAATGACAACACACCAGTTATTGTCTCTCCGTGGCGCGCACATGGATCTGTAGTCGAGGAAAAGATTCCCAGATCCACCGATAAAGGATCCCTTGTTTCCAAAGTGATAGCAATAGACACTGACTCGGTACAAAACTCTCGAATAACATACCAGTTTCTCCAGGTGACTGACGCCACGTTATTCAGTCTGGATCAATACAACGGAGAGATCCGGACTATGAGAATGTTCAGTTACAGAGACCCGCGTCACCAACGGCTGGTTGTCATCGCCAAGGACAACGGAGAGCCTGCACTCTCTGCTACAGTCACCATCAAGCTCTCCACGGTGGAGACTGCTGTTAAAGCCTACTCTGACATGACTGAAGTGCCTCTAGAATATGAcatcttctctgacctcaacctgtaTCTGGTGATCGGACTGGGCTCGGTGTCGTTTCTGTTGCTGATCACCATATTGGTCACCTGCGTGCTGAAGTGTCAGAAACCGAAGCCCAGTAAAGCGGCTCCTCCCTGCAGGAACAGCGTGATCAGCGAGAGGAACTCCACCATCGCGGATTCCACCCTGGTCTCCAACGATGCGTACTGGTACAGCCTGTTTCTAGCGGAGACGAGGAAGGGAAAGCTGGTAGTCAGACAGCCTGTGCCAAAGGGATCCAGATACATCGTGTCCAGTATTCCAAGAAGCACGGGACTGACAGAGACCAGCGACTCAGCTGCTTCTACTCTGCAGGTAAGATAG
- the LOC134032376 gene encoding protocadherin alpha-C2-like, giving the protein MEAFYSAIHWERYVSLFLIFSTMLNTASAVTHYSIPEEMEEGSVVANLAADLGLDVKTLTKRKMRLEIISNKKYLDVNKETGELYIVERIDREFICAIKTSTSCYLKMEAIIENPKRIFYIEIEIMDINDNAPHFRRDTIDLDISEATQAGERFSVNNAVDPDVGSNSVKTYLLSESDHFTIDIQTGRDGSKFADLILKKALDREAQAVHNLILTAVDGGVPARTGTASIIVRVLDTNDNAPQFDKETYNIYVMENSPIGSLVVKLNGTDLDEGPNSDILYSYSLYTSEITQNTFGLNSNTGEITVKEMINYEDFRMYDMEVIATDKGIHSLSGQCKLKIIVTDMNDNHPEISIKSFQSPVKENVAVDTVIAVVSVGDKDSGENGVVDIKIQKNLPFALRESSDNYYELVVSEPLDREKVPEYDITFTVTDRGSPALSDNETMTLELLDVNDNVPQFPQSFYTIPVTENNAPGALLSSLTAFDPDLHENQYLVYFIIEKEIVNTSMSMLFSINPENGNLYALKTFDYEIEKEFLFHIEARDSGVPPLSSNVTVHIVIVDQNDNTPVIVSPWRAHGSVVEEKIPRSTDKGSLVSKVIAIDTDSVQNSRITYQFLQVTDATLFSLDQYNGEIRTMRMFSYRDPRHQRLVVIAKDNGEPALSATVTIKLSTVETAVKAYSDMTEVPLEYDIFSDLNLYLVIGLGSVSFLLLITIFVTCVLKCQKPKPSKAAPPCRNSVISERNSTIADSTLVSNDAYWYSLFLAETRKGKLVVRQPVPKGSRYIVSSIPRSTGLTETSDSAASTLQV; this is encoded by the coding sequence GGTTAGAGATAATATCCAATAAAAAATATCTGGATGTGAACAAAGAGACGGGGGAGCTGTACATTGTAGAGAGAATTGACAGAGAGTTTATCTGTGCAATTAAAACGTCTACATCGTGTTATCTTAAAATGGAGGCAATAATAGAAAATCCCAAACGCATATTCTACATTGAAATAGAGATAATGGACATTAATGATAATGCGCCTCATTTTCGGAGGGACACCATTGATCTAGACATTTCTGAAGCAACACAGGCTGGGGAACGTTTTTCTGTGAACAATGCGGTAGACCCCGATGTTGGGTCAAACTCCGTCAAAACATACCTTTTAAGCGAAAGCGATCATTTTACCATCGACATTCAGACTGGTAGGGATGGGTCAAAGTTTGCAGATTTAATTTTGAAAAAGGCTTTAGACCGAGAGGCGCAGGCCGTTCATAATCTGATACTAACTGCGGTCGATGGGGGAGTCCCCGCGCGCACTGGTACAGCCAGCATCATTGTTCGGGTACTAGATACGAATGATAACGCCCCTCAGTTTGACAAGGAAACATATAACATTTATGTGATGGAAAACTCTCCAATTGGGAGCCTTGTGGTAAAACTGAATGGAACGGACTTAGACGAAGGACCCAATTCCGATATACTATACTCATACAGTTTGTATACATCTGAGATAACACAGAACACATTCGGTTTAAATTCAAACACGGGGGAAATAACGGTGAAGGAAATGATTAATTATGAAGACTTTAGGATGTATGACATGGAGGTCATAGCAACGGATAAAGGAATACATTCTTTATCAGGACAATGCAAACTAAAAATTATAGTCACAGATATGAATGATAATCACCCTGAAATATCCATCAAATCATTCCAGAGTCCAGTCAAGGAGAATGTAGCAGTAGATACAGTGATAGCAGTGGTAAGTGTCGGTGATAAAGATTCTGGTGAAAATGGAGTAGTTGATATAAAAATTCAGAAGAATTTACCATTTGCGCTTAGAGAATCTTCTGATAACTATTATGAATTGGTGGTTTCAGAGCctttagacagagagaaagtgccAGAATATGACATCACATTCACCGTTACAGACAGGGGATCCCCTGCGCTTTCTGACAATGAAACTATGACTTTAGAACTACTTGACGTTAACGACAACGTTCCACAGTTCCCTCAGTCGTTCTACACTATACCTGTTACAGAGAATAACGCACCTGGAGCCTTGTTAAGTTCCCTCACTGCGTTTGATCCTGACCTCCATGAAAACCAGTATCTAGTTTATTTTATCATAGAAAAGGAGATAGTGAACACCTCCATGTCCATGCTGTTCTCCATCAATCCAGAGAATGGTAATCTTTACGCACTAAAGACGTTTGACTACGAAATAGAGAAGGAGTTTCTTTTCCACATTGAGGCCAGAGACTCTGGTGTCCCTCCACTCAGCAGTAACGTGACTGTGCACATTGTTATTGTGGACCAGAATGACAACACACCAGTCATCGTCTCTCCGTGGCGCGCACACGGGTCCGTGGTGGAGGAAAAGATCCCCAGATCCACCGATAAAGGATCTTTGGTTTCCAAGGTGATAGCCATAGACACGGACTCTGTACAGAACTCTCGCATTACATACCAGTTTCTCCAGGTGACTGACGCCACGTTGTTCAGTCTGGATCAATACAACGGAGAGATCAGGACTATGAGAATGTTCAGTTACAGAGACCCACGTCACCAACGGCTGGTTGTCATCGCCAAGGACAACGGAGAGCCTGCGCTCTCTGCTACAGTCACCATCAAGCTCTCCACGGTGGAGACTGCTGTTAAAGCCTACTCTGACATGACTGAAGTGCCTCTAGAATATGAcatcttctctgacctcaacctgtaTCTGGTGATCGGACTGGGCTCTGTGTCGTTCCTGTTACTGATCACCATATTTGTCACCTGCGTGCTGAAGTGTCAGAAACCGAAGCCCAGCAAAGCGGCTCCTCCCTGCAGGAACAGCGTGATCAGTGAGAGGAACTCCACCATCGCGGATTCCACCCTGGTCTCCAACGATGCGTACTGGTACAGTCTGTTTCTAGCGGAGACGAGGAAGGGGAAGCTGGTAGTCAGACAGCCTGTGCCAAAGGGATCCAGATACATCGTGTCCAGTATACCAAGAAGCACGGGACTGACAGAGACCAGCGACTCAGCTGCTTCTACTCTGCAGGTATGA